One Candidatus Epulonipiscium sp. genomic region harbors:
- a CDS encoding S-ribosylhomocysteine lyase — MKKITSFTVNHLNLLKGIYVSRKDPIGSEIITTFDIRMKEPNREPVLNTAEIHTMEHLGATFLRNHIAFSEKIIYFGPMGCRTGFYLVVHGDFLSEDMLSLIKEMFEFMANFTGSIPGASAIECGNYLDMNLPIAKYEAEKFLKDILRDIKKENLYYPI; from the coding sequence TTGAAAAAGATTACAAGTTTTACGGTAAATCACCTTAATCTATTAAAAGGTATCTATGTTTCTAGAAAAGATCCCATTGGCTCCGAAATCATTACCACTTTTGACATACGGATGAAAGAGCCCAACCGCGAACCAGTGCTTAATACAGCAGAAATCCACACAATGGAACATCTTGGAGCTACTTTTCTTAGAAATCATATAGCCTTTTCTGAAAAAATAATCTATTTTGGTCCCATGGGGTGTAGAACTGGTTTTTATCTTGTGGTTCATGGGGATTTTCTATCTGAAGATATGCTTTCTTTAATTAAAGAAATGTTTGAGTTTATGGCAAACTTTACAGGGAGTATCCCTGGAGCTTCTGCAATTGAATGTGGAAATTATCTTGATATGAATCTGCCAATAGCTAAATATGAGGCCGAAAAGTTTCTAAAAGACATCCTTAGGGATATTAAAAAAGAAAACTTATACTACCCTATTTAA